In Nocardia sp. NBC_01327, the genomic stretch ACAGCGTTGTGGTGGAGAAGGAGCAGCGAGCCGTCGACTCGCGGGTGGTGCTTGGCATCGTCGCAGTCGGCGTGCTGCTGTCGAGCCTGGATCTGTTCATCGTGAATGTGGCGCTGCCGGATATCGCGGCGGACTTCACCGGATCGAAGATCTCGGGGCTGTCGTGGGTGCTCAATGCGTACGCGATCGTGTTCGCGGCGCTGCTGGTGCCCGCCGGGCGACTGGGTGATCGCAGCGGAAACCGCACCACCTTCCTGATCGGGCTCGCGGTCTTCATTCTCGGATCGGCGCTGTGTGCGGTGTCCTGGGATGTGGGCGCGCTGGTGGCATTCCGCGTGCTCCAGGCGGTGGGCGGGGCAATGCTGATACCGGCTTCACTGGGCCTGGTACTGGCGGCGACTCCGCCGGAGCGGCGGGCCGTGGCGGTGCGACTGTGGGTCGCGTTCGGCGGGCTCGGTGCGGCGCTGGGTCCGGTATTCGGCGGTCTGCTCGTCGAAATCGATTGGCGCTGGGTATTTCTCGTGAATGTGCCGATCGGCGTGATCGCGCTGGTGATCGGCTTCCGGCTGCTGCCCGATCCGAGCGGTGATGGCGGCAGCCTGCCGGACGGCTTCGGGGCGCTCATGCTCGTGGGCTCGGTCGCGACATTCATCCTGGCGCTGGTGAAGGGTGAGGATTGGGGCTGGGGCTCCGCCCGGGTGATCGGCGCATTCGTTGTCGCGGTGTGCTTCGCGATCGCCTTCGTGGTGTCCTCGCGCCGTCATCACAGCCCGGTGGTCGATCCGGCGCTGCTGAGATTGCCGAATTTCGCTCTCATGCTGGCCAATTCGCTGCTGTTCAATATCGCCTTCGCCGGGATGCTGCTCTCGGTGGTGCTGTGGGCGCAGAACGTGTGGGGGTGGTCGGCGCTGCAGACCGGTCTGGCCATCGCACCCGGTCCGCTGGTCGTACCGT encodes the following:
- a CDS encoding MFS transporter, which codes for MNSVVVEKEQRAVDSRVVLGIVAVGVLLSSLDLFIVNVALPDIAADFTGSKISGLSWVLNAYAIVFAALLVPAGRLGDRSGNRTTFLIGLAVFILGSALCAVSWDVGALVAFRVLQAVGGAMLIPASLGLVLAATPPERRAVAVRLWVAFGGLGAALGPVFGGLLVEIDWRWVFLVNVPIGVIALVIGFRLLPDPSGDGGSLPDGFGALMLVGSVATFILALVKGEDWGWGSARVIGAFVVAVCFAIAFVVSSRRHHSPVVDPALLRLPNFALMLANSLLFNIAFAGMLLSVVLWAQNVWGWSALQTGLAIAPGPLVVPFVAVLAGRVIAKLGAGPVIALGGIFFAAGILWWTASITLEPNYAGGLLGGMLLTGLGVGLTMPTSFAAGTAGLPPQRFATGSAVLSMAKQIGLAVGVAVLVAVLGTPVGPDATLTAFQHGWYVIAGASVAAGVIGLAARLPRPAAATAE